TAGGCGGCAATCAGAAACGAGCCGCTGCCGCAAGCCGGGTCGAGCACGCGCAGGTCGCGCAGACCGGCGGCGGTCTTGCGCGTTTCGCCGGGGACGGGCGTGCCTGCCGGGCGGCCGTCTTCGGTGCCGTAGAGGGTGCGACCGAGGGTGCGCTCGACCAGATAGCGGACGAGTACCTGCGGGGTGTAATAGCTGCCCTGCTTCTTGCGGGTTTCGAGGTTGTCGGCGGTAGTGATGTCGCCGTTGGCGTCGAGGGCGAGGCGCTTGCCGAGGTACTGCTCGTAGGTATTGCCGAGGATGTCGGCGGCGAACGAGCGGTAGCGCGCGTCGTAAAGCCGGTTGACGAGTTTGATGAGCACGCCCTGACTGAACTCGGCGGTATCGGCCAAATGCCTGGCGAACAGCGCGGAGTTGTGGTGCGTGTCGAAATTGCGGAACAGCGTGTCGATCATGCTGTCCAGCGTCGGCGCGTATTTATTGACCTGCACCAGTTCGACCATTCTGGCCAGCGTGTCTGGTGGGATGACGTAATGATCTTCGGCAAAGCGGATCAGGACGAGCCGGTCGAGGTAGCGCTGGACGACCTCGCGCACTTTCAGCACGTCGAGCGTGCCATCCGGCAGCACCGACCACGCGTTTTGCCGGGGGTTGCGCTGAATATCGCTGGCGAGGTCTTGTCGTGCCTCCGAAATAAACGCGAGATATTCCGTGTCGATGTCCGCGCGCAGCCGCTGATTGCTCAACTGGTCAAGGCTGCCGGACACGATATTGTTGTAAGTGAGGTGGCTCAGTAAATCGAAGTCCTGCAAATAGGCGGAAGGACTCTCGAAGGCGAAGACCAACCAGTCGCGGCGGGCGTTATACAGGCGCAAGTGCTGAAAATTGGTCAGGATCGCCCAGGTGCCGTTGTTGCTGAATGCGTAGTTAATCGCCTGCTGTTCCTCTTTGGTGCGGTCAGGCGACATGCCGGGAAGCGGAAGCTGCTGCGGAGCAAGGGTATTGCGGATGGTCGGACTCAGCTTGGGCAGCGGCTGAATTTTGCCGAGCTTTTTCGCCTCGATATACAGCACGCCGCCGTTTTCCGGAATGAGCGACATATCGGGAAAACCCGCCTCAGTGTGCAGCTCATGCTTGAAATGCGTGTTGTCTTCAACCGGCCACCCCAGCACATCCCGAAACAACGGGATAATAAACTGTGCGATGACGTCCGACTCGCTCATATTCCTTTGCTGCTCGTCGGTGAGCGCGTTGAATCGCCCGATGAGT
This DNA window, taken from Candidatus Flexicrinis proximus, encodes the following:
- a CDS encoding N-6 DNA methylase is translated as MWNEQTAKQKLDALIGRFNALTDEQQRNMSESDVIAQFIIPLFRDVLGWPVEDNTHFKHELHTEAGFPDMSLIPENGGVLYIEAKKLGKIQPLPKLSPTIRNTLAPQQLPLPGMSPDRTKEEQQAINYAFSNNGTWAILTNFQHLRLYNARRDWLVFAFESPSAYLQDFDLLSHLTYNNIVSGSLDQLSNQRLRADIDTEYLAFISEARQDLASDIQRNPRQNAWSVLPDGTLDVLKVREVVQRYLDRLVLIRFAEDHYVIPPDTLARMVELVQVNKYAPTLDSMIDTLFRNFDTHHNSALFARHLADTAEFSQGVLIKLVNRLYDARYRSFAADILGNTYEQYLGKRLALDANGDITTADNLETRKKQGSYYTPQVLVRYLVERTLGRTLYGTEDGRPAGTPVPGETRKTAAGLRDLRVLDPACGSGSFLIAAYEVLKDFYEAEIARVEAAIGAETQRIAREGGTSMDIQIAVAPLRAERERLDDYPQIILEQHLYGVDLDPQAAELAVVNLMMRAMERRSSKTDLPLILNQNVKVGNSLVGVMPGDPRWDALAAPLADLRRLRLDLAALQPGADHTPVEAAIAAAEAQVYAALAPETASFTDPARVRPFHWVAAFPEVFVDAAGKPLDNPGFAVVIGNPPWEILKPDLREFYAQFDDRIESKLNRVQAEARIKELDAEDPSRIALFAAKNAEATETAAYTAPAPPNAPGQGR